A window from Chitinophaga filiformis encodes these proteins:
- a CDS encoding PKD domain-containing protein: protein MKRSLLLFVLLTLCRFAFGQNEPGAMFVQSHHQSCSVPFTVTFKDSSWSPTHTPFVFWKWEFGDGTVDSSGAIVTHTFVQKGFFRVRLTVRDQLGRVGTYIADDYQLIRIGAALQMPSTAYVCNPPQPVTLRNLATSEWYDSLGTYQWLLDGNVVSTARSWQTSQVGLYQLKYTACDTTLSGNMSIIDGTITPAVLTPAVWLNDTAKLDFAIMGAPYMPGQVKQVTWDWGDGKISVTQGLYNSVTHGYTVPGTYNVRAIVRLNNHADLVCDSVGRYTVNVRAPYVTHNVWNRMDTLYTGGEKTYVISATNPGATFKWRSMDRNFASTAQSLSTSEPGKYWVEISKSGDVITDTINLMPKPNFTFMMPQCSQKGSMKIYNGLLVPVADSLLFITWHYGDGKSDVYPKAEYYYEHTYAAPGIYKVVMEACYKSGYNAFATKDIVIYPFIDWDVKIQDDTVSVPGMHILSAKTINSVNPQRVIWYPVGRNPVNKLLNDTIQTKVPVGCMAYLVDSCSIRRAADTFKISNPSPVDWTANVVVNYNNCMATLKVNTNARKGSYWVLWNTGETSDSIVVTKQGWYGFTLTDSSANRRRDSANVSIFAVDGATLSIRSNYGLDTLVAGPYDRNNPNNKYFFYRNDTLLSTGEYNYYVKPIPGVYKVMVENTQGCHATSMPLYYRVPEDSVAVSFSYNADKCNSRQINFIGTSVSSNNQDTVKSIKWNFGDGMTATYPVAGRTIAHNYDTAGIYTVSLTATTASGHTYTTSRQVVVQQIAYSVNIVSDTTSLPRTNVLRAIKNPVDASITWSTGSTNDTIHVHISGYYSVWMKDSCGDVRAADTLLSVVADTWSVDAAVLKRTRCGDTAVLSADISTVGNGYVSWSNGTIGYINYVTTPGVYVATLRDSNGNAMAEDSVDVELKPFRPRLEAHPSAMPDDDTLIVYPNDSAYVYEWYRNDTSLASGASPILTHPVAGLYQVFVTNTAGCTAATDTVRYKKRVVTALPVDIGYLIYECDPQLVGFGGPGDLQDTATYRWNFGDGSDEGAGQWIIHHFATAGVYIVKLTVTTNSGMTGSATTQVVIQAADTTIWPTHIVQQRSQCGDSVLLTASNNAERAVYSWNTGAQTKDIMVTAAGYYAVSVYDTCGFKRSSDSVYVTLNAPCVPNTPNDTISIGDGPIEGGRALPVTAGFGHDFNADNIFTVQLTLKNPGGRETGLQPDEVINLGSKQGTGKDVIMEVELPDSLACATSYAVRVVASSPADTTAWSQLFTIINQPPQPVITQRGDSLFTSGKYNWQWYLDNNAIEGAVAANYRARRSGVYIVEALNGNGCASKSAPVSVIITAVGEVTLDGNKVKAFPNPSEGRVSLQFEKPLLKTVTVKVFNLQGRVIYTRTTTQQLQPLELSGMPKGYYLIELTGYGEKKVLPLILQ, encoded by the coding sequence ATGAAGAGATCTTTACTATTGTTTGTATTATTAACCCTGTGCCGTTTCGCTTTCGGGCAAAATGAACCAGGGGCAATGTTCGTACAATCGCATCATCAATCCTGTTCTGTACCATTTACAGTTACATTTAAAGATTCCAGTTGGTCGCCGACCCATACACCGTTTGTGTTCTGGAAATGGGAATTTGGAGATGGCACGGTCGATTCTTCCGGTGCTATTGTGACGCACACTTTCGTCCAAAAAGGCTTTTTCCGTGTAAGGCTGACAGTACGCGACCAGCTTGGCAGAGTAGGGACCTACATCGCAGATGATTATCAGCTGATCAGGATAGGCGCTGCTTTGCAGATGCCATCGACAGCTTATGTCTGCAACCCGCCGCAACCGGTCACATTGAGGAATCTTGCTACGTCCGAGTGGTATGATAGCCTGGGTACTTATCAGTGGCTGCTGGACGGGAATGTGGTATCTACAGCGCGTAGCTGGCAGACAAGTCAGGTAGGACTGTATCAGCTGAAGTATACGGCCTGTGACACAACACTTTCCGGCAATATGTCTATTATAGATGGCACGATCACACCTGCTGTGTTGACGCCTGCTGTATGGTTAAACGATACAGCCAAACTTGATTTTGCCATTATGGGCGCTCCTTATATGCCGGGTCAGGTTAAACAGGTGACCTGGGATTGGGGAGACGGTAAAATATCCGTAACACAGGGACTGTACAATAGTGTTACTCATGGTTATACAGTGCCGGGTACTTATAATGTGCGTGCTATTGTGCGACTGAATAATCATGCAGACCTGGTTTGTGATTCTGTGGGAAGGTATACCGTTAACGTCCGTGCGCCATATGTTACACATAATGTATGGAACAGAATGGATACTTTGTACACAGGAGGGGAAAAAACTTACGTCATATCCGCCACAAATCCCGGGGCTACTTTCAAATGGAGAAGCATGGATCGGAACTTTGCCTCCACTGCGCAGAGCCTGTCAACCTCTGAACCTGGCAAATACTGGGTGGAGATCAGCAAATCGGGGGATGTGATAACAGACACGATTAACTTAATGCCTAAGCCCAATTTTACTTTCATGATGCCACAATGTAGTCAGAAGGGCAGCATGAAAATTTACAATGGCTTACTTGTGCCGGTTGCTGATTCTCTTTTGTTTATCACCTGGCATTATGGAGACGGTAAGTCAGACGTATATCCCAAAGCCGAGTATTACTACGAACATACCTATGCTGCACCGGGCATATATAAAGTTGTTATGGAAGCCTGCTATAAATCAGGTTATAATGCTTTTGCCACGAAGGATATAGTCATTTATCCTTTTATTGACTGGGATGTCAAGATACAGGACGATACTGTATCTGTGCCGGGGATGCATATACTGAGCGCCAAAACTATCAATTCGGTAAATCCGCAAAGAGTCATATGGTATCCTGTCGGGCGTAACCCTGTCAATAAACTGCTCAATGATACTATTCAGACGAAGGTACCGGTTGGGTGTATGGCATATCTGGTGGACTCCTGTTCCATCCGAAGGGCTGCTGACACCTTTAAGATCAGCAATCCGTCTCCGGTTGACTGGACGGCTAATGTGGTTGTGAATTATAACAATTGCATGGCTACATTAAAGGTAAATACCAACGCTCGCAAAGGATCTTATTGGGTATTGTGGAACACCGGTGAAACATCCGACTCGATCGTAGTTACAAAACAGGGCTGGTATGGATTCACGCTCACAGACAGTAGTGCTAACAGACGTAGGGATTCAGCTAATGTTAGCATCTTCGCGGTGGATGGCGCAACGTTAAGTATCCGTTCAAATTATGGACTTGATACGCTGGTGGCTGGCCCTTACGACCGAAACAACCCTAACAACAAGTATTTCTTCTATCGCAATGATACCTTGTTATCAACCGGAGAATACAATTATTATGTTAAGCCCATTCCGGGAGTATACAAGGTGATGGTAGAAAATACACAAGGATGCCACGCTACTTCAATGCCACTGTATTATCGTGTTCCTGAAGACAGTGTTGCGGTCAGTTTCAGTTATAATGCCGACAAATGTAACAGCCGGCAGATTAACTTCATCGGTACCAGCGTTTCTTCTAACAATCAGGATACGGTAAAAAGTATTAAATGGAACTTTGGTGATGGAATGACCGCCACATATCCGGTTGCCGGCAGAACTATTGCGCATAATTACGATACAGCCGGTATATATACTGTATCTCTGACTGCAACAACAGCTTCAGGCCATACATATACTACGTCAAGGCAGGTGGTAGTTCAACAGATCGCTTACAGTGTGAATATCGTCAGTGATACAACGAGTTTGCCACGCACAAATGTATTGAGAGCGATTAAAAATCCTGTTGATGCATCTATCACATGGAGTACCGGCAGCACAAATGATACTATTCATGTACATATCAGTGGTTATTATTCAGTATGGATGAAGGACAGCTGCGGAGATGTCCGTGCTGCAGATACACTACTTAGTGTGGTAGCTGATACATGGAGTGTAGATGCCGCTGTATTAAAACGGACTCGCTGTGGTGATACCGCTGTATTGTCTGCTGATATAAGCACGGTGGGGAATGGTTATGTTTCCTGGAGTAATGGTACGATTGGATATATAAACTATGTTACTACACCTGGTGTATACGTCGCAACATTGAGAGATAGTAATGGAAATGCAATGGCAGAAGATTCCGTTGATGTAGAATTGAAACCCTTCAGGCCAAGGCTCGAAGCGCATCCTTCGGCTATGCCTGATGATGATACGCTGATCGTTTATCCGAATGATTCCGCATATGTCTATGAATGGTACAGGAATGATACCTCATTGGCGTCAGGAGCATCGCCGATATTAACTCATCCGGTTGCCGGCCTTTACCAGGTATTTGTCACCAATACGGCAGGTTGTACTGCGGCAACTGATACGGTACGTTATAAGAAACGGGTCGTAACGGCATTGCCTGTAGATATCGGCTATCTGATATACGAATGCGATCCGCAATTGGTAGGATTCGGCGGGCCTGGCGATTTGCAGGATACTGCAACATACAGATGGAATTTTGGAGATGGAAGTGATGAAGGGGCAGGCCAATGGATAATCCATCATTTTGCAACAGCGGGTGTATATATTGTAAAGCTAACGGTAACGACTAATTCGGGTATGACTGGTTCAGCAACCACCCAGGTTGTTATCCAGGCAGCGGATACAACTATCTGGCCAACACATATTGTCCAACAGCGCAGTCAATGCGGCGATAGTGTGTTGCTGACAGCTTCCAATAATGCTGAACGCGCTGTGTATTCCTGGAACACCGGAGCGCAGACGAAGGACATCATGGTTACGGCCGCTGGTTATTATGCTGTCAGTGTTTACGACACCTGTGGTTTCAAACGGTCTTCGGACAGCGTTTATGTAACTCTAAATGCACCATGTGTACCCAACACACCCAATGATACTATCTCCATTGGTGACGGGCCTATCGAAGGTGGCAGGGCGCTTCCCGTAACTGCCGGCTTCGGGCACGATTTCAATGCAGATAATATCTTTACAGTTCAGCTGACACTGAAGAACCCGGGGGGCCGCGAAACCGGTTTACAACCTGACGAAGTGATCAATCTTGGCTCCAAACAGGGAACAGGTAAAGACGTAATCATGGAGGTTGAGCTTCCTGATAGCCTGGCTTGCGCTACCAGCTATGCGGTGAGAGTAGTGGCCAGTTCTCCCGCGGATACTACCGCCTGGTCGCAGCTGTTCACTATTATCAATCAGCCTCCTCAACCGGTGATCACCCAACGTGGCGACAGTCTCTTCACTTCCGGTAAATATAACTGGCAGTGGTACCTGGATAATAACGCCATTGAAGGAGCTGTTGCCGCCAACTACCGTGCAAGAAGAAGTGGTGTTTATATAGTGGAAGCACTGAATGGAAACGGCTGTGCCAGTAAATCGGCTCCGGTATCAGTGATCATCACTGCTGTAGGAGAAGTAACATTGGATGGCAATAAGGTGAAAGCCTTCCCAAACCCATCAGAAGGTCGGGTCTCACTGCAGTTCGAAAAGCCGTTACTGAAAACAGTGACAGTGAAAGTATTCAATCTCCAGGGCCGTGTTATATACACACGTACTACCACACAGCAATTGCAGCCGCTGGAATTGTCCGGTATGCCGAAAGGTTATTACCTGATTGAACTGACGGGTTATGGAGAGAAGAAAGTATTGCCGCTGATCCTGCAATAA
- a CDS encoding NAD(P)/FAD-dependent oxidoreductase, protein MDLHAGYPYSLLKYGLPFNYPRLDHDVQTDVLIAGGGISGALAAYYLTAAGIPAVVADSRTIGLGSTCASTSLLQYEIDVPLSRLSERIGEKNATIAYRLCYEAIAVLEKICKKVGAPFFDRRDSLFLASYKKDREWLKKEYAARRALGFDVTYWDDARVKDKMGFEAPGAIYSRMAAQTDAYMLTHSLHQYNIKKGLKVYDRTAVADISHQRNGIIVHTTDGYRIKAKYLIIATGYEAARYIREPLLTLRSTYATVSESIQADDCCWYNNCLIWESKDPYLYMRPTKDKRILVGGRDEYYYNPSRRDKLIRAKGRSLQKDFNKKFPDIRFVPEFQWTGTFISTGDGLPFIGNYPAMPRTYFALGFGGNGITFAQIAAEMITAIILGKKHAVQAMFAFGRAK, encoded by the coding sequence TTGGATCTTCACGCTGGTTATCCTTATTCTTTGCTGAAGTATGGCCTGCCGTTTAATTATCCCCGCCTGGATCATGATGTGCAGACCGACGTATTGATCGCCGGAGGAGGCATTTCCGGCGCATTGGCTGCCTATTATCTTACGGCGGCCGGAATACCTGCTGTTGTAGCAGACAGTCGTACTATAGGACTGGGCAGTACCTGCGCCAGTACTTCCCTGTTGCAATATGAGATAGATGTTCCCCTCTCACGCTTGTCGGAACGGATAGGAGAGAAGAATGCCACTATAGCTTACCGCTTATGTTATGAAGCTATAGCGGTGCTGGAAAAGATCTGTAAGAAGGTCGGGGCGCCTTTTTTTGATCGGAGGGATAGTCTCTTCCTTGCTTCTTATAAAAAAGACCGGGAATGGCTGAAGAAAGAATATGCAGCACGCAGGGCACTGGGCTTCGATGTAACTTATTGGGACGATGCCAGGGTAAAAGATAAGATGGGTTTTGAGGCGCCGGGCGCTATTTATTCCCGCATGGCAGCGCAGACAGATGCATATATGCTGACCCATTCACTGCACCAGTATAATATAAAAAAGGGGCTGAAAGTATATGACAGGACTGCTGTTGCCGATATTTCCCATCAGCGGAACGGGATCATTGTACATACCACAGACGGATACCGGATCAAAGCAAAATATCTTATTATAGCTACGGGCTACGAGGCTGCGCGATATATCAGGGAGCCCCTGCTTACGCTACGTTCCACATATGCTACAGTAAGTGAAAGTATCCAGGCTGACGATTGCTGCTGGTATAACAACTGCCTGATATGGGAAAGCAAAGACCCTTATTTGTATATGCGTCCGACAAAAGATAAGCGTATACTGGTAGGCGGCAGGGATGAGTATTATTACAATCCGTCCAGGCGCGATAAACTGATCAGAGCAAAGGGCCGCAGTCTTCAGAAAGATTTCAATAAGAAATTTCCGGATATCCGCTTTGTACCTGAATTTCAGTGGACAGGTACATTTATTTCGACCGGTGATGGATTGCCCTTCATCGGTAATTATCCTGCTATGCCCCGTACTTACTTTGCGCTTGGCTTTGGCGGCAATGGTATAACCTTTGCCCAGATAGCGGCAGAGATGATAACGGCAATCATCCTGGGAAAGAAGCATGCTGTGCAGGCAATGTTTGCTTTTGGCAGAGCTAAATGA
- a CDS encoding FecR family protein codes for MPTKQANTRSRRKSPFIIIVVLCVITLLSVFLLRKPKEVLASFHEKGQTYTTYEGVLGERKKITLPDGTPVILNSNTKLLVPADFAKSRTLLLDGEAYFDSAAHPLTVKTNILTMTSTRPAAFKMRCFEAQQGATAYVLSGEVKVSKSYHSKTDDQPEMLGPGNMVLANKEIDLMEKETYHTADMEAWLQDKLVFHDEPFMNAVRKLEEWYSTEIYVEGDVSAAGGINGEFSQAPLTRVLEEIRQTAGFSYKIRKNKVAIDF; via the coding sequence GTGCCTACTAAGCAAGCAAATACGAGGTCACGTCGCAAATCGCCTTTCATTATCATAGTAGTACTATGTGTTATTACTTTACTTTCCGTGTTCCTGTTAAGGAAGCCAAAAGAGGTGCTGGCCTCCTTTCATGAGAAGGGACAGACCTATACCACTTACGAAGGTGTACTAGGAGAACGTAAAAAGATCACCTTACCGGACGGAACACCTGTTATCCTGAATAGCAATACCAAATTGCTTGTACCGGCTGATTTTGCTAAAAGCCGCACGCTCCTGCTGGATGGGGAAGCTTATTTCGATTCCGCCGCTCATCCGCTTACCGTAAAAACGAATATCCTTACCATGACCAGCACCAGGCCTGCAGCTTTCAAAATGAGGTGTTTTGAAGCACAGCAGGGTGCAACGGCCTATGTCCTCAGTGGGGAGGTGAAAGTGAGCAAGTCCTATCATTCCAAGACCGATGATCAGCCGGAAATGCTCGGGCCTGGAAATATGGTACTTGCCAATAAGGAAATCGACCTGATGGAAAAAGAAACATATCATACCGCTGACATGGAGGCCTGGTTACAGGATAAACTTGTTTTCCATGACGAGCCATTTATGAATGCCGTCCGCAAACTGGAGGAATGGTACAGCACAGAGATCTATGTGGAAGGAGATGTTTCTGCCGCAGGCGGCATTAACGGAGAATTCAGCCAGGCACCTTTAACAAGGGTATTGGAAGAGATCCGGCAAACTGCCGGTTTTAGTTACAAGATCAGGAAAAATAAAGTAGCGATTGATTTCTGA
- a CDS encoding sugar phosphate isomerase/epimerase family protein has protein sequence MNNPKQRREFLRQMALYTMGAGLLPSVLAACNTGASTKESKDSTSAGETATEKTAKELFFKISLAEWSFHEAIFGGKMSHLDFPLKARNDFGIEAVEYVNQFFKDKATDKAYLADLKKRCSDNGVRSVLIMIDGEGEMGDMAEKKRNLAVENHYKWVEAAEYLGCHAIRVNAAGEGKPEDVAKAVAESLTKLSTFAKAHNINVIVENHGGSSSNGKWLAGVMKQVNMPNCGTLPDFGNFCLNRTKPVDNTPQGWAATKCLEEYDRYEGVTELMPFAKGVSAKTHDFDAEGNCVETDYRKMLKIVKDAGYTGHIGIEYEGAKLSEEEGVRKTLELLKRVGAELS, from the coding sequence ATGAATAATCCTAAACAACGTAGGGAATTCCTCAGGCAGATGGCATTGTATACCATGGGGGCGGGCCTTTTACCCTCCGTCCTGGCAGCCTGTAATACCGGCGCTTCCACAAAGGAAAGCAAAGACAGTACCAGCGCAGGAGAAACAGCAACTGAGAAAACAGCGAAAGAACTGTTCTTCAAAATATCCCTGGCTGAATGGTCTTTCCATGAGGCGATATTCGGCGGGAAAATGTCGCACCTCGACTTTCCGCTGAAAGCCAGGAACGACTTCGGGATCGAGGCGGTGGAATATGTAAACCAGTTCTTCAAGGATAAAGCGACAGACAAGGCCTACCTGGCAGATCTGAAGAAACGTTGCAGCGATAATGGCGTACGCAGCGTATTGATCATGATCGATGGTGAAGGAGAAATGGGAGACATGGCTGAGAAGAAAAGGAACCTTGCCGTAGAGAATCACTATAAGTGGGTGGAAGCTGCAGAATACCTGGGGTGCCATGCTATCCGCGTAAATGCGGCAGGAGAAGGCAAGCCGGAAGATGTGGCAAAAGCGGTAGCAGAGTCGCTGACTAAATTATCAACATTCGCCAAAGCGCATAACATCAATGTGATCGTGGAAAATCACGGTGGCAGTTCTTCCAACGGTAAATGGCTGGCAGGGGTGATGAAGCAGGTGAACATGCCTAACTGCGGTACCTTGCCTGACTTTGGCAACTTTTGCCTGAACCGTACCAAACCTGTAGACAATACACCACAGGGCTGGGCAGCTACAAAATGCCTGGAGGAGTACGACCGCTATGAAGGCGTGACAGAACTGATGCCTTTTGCAAAGGGTGTAAGTGCTAAAACACATGATTTCGACGCCGAAGGCAATTGCGTGGAAACAGACTACCGCAAAATGCTCAAAATTGTAAAGGACGCCGGTTATACAGGTCATATCGGTATTGAATATGAAGGCGCGAAACTTTCTGAAGAAGAAGGTGTGCGTAAGACGCTGGAGCTGCTGAAAAGGGTTGGGGCAGAACTGAGTTGA
- a CDS encoding thymidylate synthase, translated as MEQYLQLLQHIIDQGAVKTDRTGTGTTSCFGAQLRFDLQKGFPLVTTKKLHLKSIIYELLWFLNGDTNIKYLKDHGVSIWDEWADENGDLGPVYGKQWRSWETKDGRVIDQISEAVKTIKNNPDSRRIIVNAWNVGDLPDMALSPCHCLFQFYVANGRLSCQLYQRSADVFLGVPFNIASYAILTMMMAQVCDLEPGEFIHTFGDVHLYSNHMEQSKLQLSRQPFELPTLKINPAVKDIFGFKFEDFELLNYQHHPHIKAPVAV; from the coding sequence ATGGAACAATACCTTCAACTACTCCAACACATTATAGATCAGGGAGCTGTGAAAACTGACCGGACTGGTACCGGTACTACAAGCTGCTTTGGTGCACAGCTAAGGTTTGACCTGCAAAAAGGATTTCCGCTTGTCACTACCAAGAAACTGCACCTGAAATCCATTATTTATGAACTGTTGTGGTTTCTGAACGGGGATACTAATATTAAGTACCTGAAAGACCATGGAGTAAGTATCTGGGACGAGTGGGCAGATGAAAACGGCGACCTGGGCCCTGTTTACGGTAAGCAATGGCGTAGCTGGGAAACCAAAGATGGCCGTGTTATTGACCAGATCAGCGAAGCTGTGAAGACCATCAAGAACAACCCGGATTCCCGGAGGATCATTGTGAACGCGTGGAATGTGGGCGACCTGCCGGATATGGCATTGAGCCCCTGTCATTGCCTGTTCCAGTTCTACGTGGCCAACGGCCGCCTGAGCTGCCAGCTTTACCAGCGTAGCGCAGACGTATTCCTGGGAGTACCTTTTAACATTGCTTCGTATGCTATTCTCACCATGATGATGGCACAGGTATGCGACCTGGAACCGGGAGAGTTTATCCATACATTCGGAGACGTGCATCTCTACAGCAATCATATGGAACAGTCTAAACTGCAGTTGAGCCGTCAGCCCTTTGAACTGCCTACGCTGAAGATCAATCCGGCGGTGAAAGATATCTTCGGCTTCAAATTTGAAGACTTTGAACTGCTGAATTATCAGCATCACCCTCATATCAAGGCTCCGGTAGCTGTATAA
- a CDS encoding proline dehydrogenase family protein: MEKQLSLSFENTAIAFESKTDKALKKADFLFSSIGKPWLVKLGATVTPVALNMGLPIKGLIRNTIFSQFCGGESLQEAAQTATQLGKFHVGVVLDYGVEAMEGEENYDHAVPEFIRAIEYAAGNHNIPFIAIKVTGFARFSLLEKIHSGAALTPEEVAEYGRVRNRILSIATAAAKHQIGLLIDAEESWIQQPVDDLADELMAQFNRQQVIVYNTFQMYRHDRLAFLQKSFEKAQQQGYLLGAKLVRGAYMEKERKRAEEMGYPSPIQPNKEATDRDYDAAVRFCMERLDKLAVFVGTHNEQSSMLAASLLHQQELPHDHSHVSFSQLLGMSDNITFNLAHAGYHVSKYLPYGPVKDVMPYLLRRAQENTSISGQMGRELGLIRRERKRRGI; this comes from the coding sequence ATGGAAAAGCAGCTATCATTATCATTCGAGAATACCGCCATAGCTTTTGAATCAAAGACAGATAAGGCATTAAAAAAGGCTGACTTCCTGTTTAGCAGCATCGGCAAGCCCTGGCTGGTAAAGCTGGGCGCTACTGTAACACCGGTGGCCCTGAATATGGGATTGCCCATTAAAGGATTGATCCGTAACACCATTTTCAGCCAGTTCTGCGGGGGAGAAAGTTTGCAGGAAGCAGCCCAGACTGCCACCCAGTTGGGGAAATTCCACGTGGGAGTGGTACTGGACTATGGTGTGGAAGCCATGGAAGGGGAGGAGAACTATGATCATGCTGTACCTGAGTTCATCCGCGCTATAGAGTACGCGGCAGGTAATCACAATATTCCATTCATTGCCATTAAAGTAACGGGTTTTGCCCGTTTCAGCCTGCTGGAAAAGATCCATAGCGGCGCTGCGCTGACACCGGAGGAGGTGGCAGAGTATGGCCGTGTCAGGAACCGTATCCTGTCTATTGCAACTGCAGCCGCCAAACATCAGATCGGATTACTGATAGATGCGGAAGAATCCTGGATCCAGCAGCCGGTAGACGACCTGGCAGATGAGCTGATGGCACAGTTTAACAGGCAACAGGTAATCGTATATAATACTTTCCAGATGTACCGCCATGACAGGCTGGCCTTCCTGCAGAAGTCGTTCGAAAAGGCACAACAGCAGGGATACCTGCTGGGCGCCAAGCTGGTAAGGGGCGCTTACATGGAAAAGGAACGTAAACGGGCGGAAGAAATGGGTTATCCTTCTCCAATCCAACCCAACAAGGAAGCTACCGACAGGGATTATGATGCTGCCGTGCGATTCTGTATGGAACGCCTGGACAAGCTGGCTGTATTTGTCGGTACCCACAATGAACAGAGCAGCATGCTGGCTGCCAGTCTTTTACATCAGCAGGAACTGCCGCATGACCATTCACATGTAAGCTTTTCCCAGTTACTGGGCATGAGCGATAATATCACCTTTAACCTGGCGCATGCCGGCTATCATGTTTCCAAATACCTGCCTTACGGCCCTGTGAAAGATGTGATGCCATACCTGCTGCGCAGGGCACAGGAGAATACTTCTATTTCCGGGCAAATGGGACGCGAGCTTGGACTGATCCGCCGGGAAAGAAAGCGGAGGGGGATATAG
- a CDS encoding dihydrofolate reductase, with the protein MTLSIIVAASENNVIGINNHLPWHLPIDMKYFKDTTMGKPIVMGRKSFEELGRVLPGRPNIMITRQADYKAEGLYVVPSLEAGIEKAKTFGTEEIFITGGGEIFKMALPIIDRLYLTRVHAEVSGDTYFPEFDPRGWKLVKNERHEKDEKHAHALTFQVWEREK; encoded by the coding sequence TTGACACTTTCTATTATAGTAGCTGCGTCTGAAAATAATGTGATCGGTATTAATAATCATCTGCCCTGGCATTTACCGATCGATATGAAATATTTCAAGGACACGACCATGGGTAAGCCTATTGTTATGGGCCGTAAATCGTTCGAAGAACTGGGACGCGTGCTGCCGGGAAGGCCCAATATCATGATCACCAGGCAGGCTGACTATAAAGCTGAGGGACTGTACGTGGTACCTTCCCTGGAAGCGGGTATTGAGAAAGCAAAGACATTTGGAACGGAAGAGATCTTCATTACCGGTGGCGGTGAGATCTTCAAAATGGCTTTACCGATCATTGACAGGTTATATCTTACACGTGTACACGCTGAAGTAAGCGGCGATACTTATTTCCCGGAATTTGATCCCAGGGGATGGAAACTCGTGAAAAATGAGCGTCATGAGAAGGATGAAAAACATGCGCATGCGTTGACCTTCCAGGTGTGGGAAAGAGAAAAATAA